A stretch of the Nothobranchius furzeri strain GRZ-AD chromosome 5, NfurGRZ-RIMD1, whole genome shotgun sequence genome encodes the following:
- the lratd2b gene encoding protein LRATD2: MGNQVDKHTHVNYAEVPTSEPNGFDPDGEGAQRIGVSYIFSNDDDDDQDETLDQFSSSSQPASHEEKPFDLQDELECVVYYRDECVYERSARAAAQTQSPEGLMAKCRPGDLLEFVATGQYPTWAVYVGDFQVVHLHRAEIKNNFLTDVSQGKRGRIVNELYRYRALPPEVTVRNALDHVGAVDQELCWRNSECFAAWCRFGRREFKIGGEIRIGKQPYRLKLLFSEKKSHVLEFQSLEDVVMEKRRNDQIGKEAVMRELANHLNAT, translated from the coding sequence ATGGGAAACCAAGTGGACAAACATACACACGTCAATTACGCAGAGGTGCCCACGTCGGAGCCGAACGGCTTCGACCCGGACGGCGAGGGCGCGCAGCGCATCGGCGTCTCCTACATTTTCTCCAACGACGATGACGACGATCAGGACGAGACTCTGGATCAGTtctcctccagcagccagcccgccAGCCACGAGGAGAAGCCCTTTGACCTGCAGGACGAGCTGGAGTGCGTCGTCTACTACCGGGACGAGTGCGTCTACGAGCGGAGCGCCAGAGCCGCGGCGCAGACGCAGAGCCCGGAGGGTCTCATGGCCAAGTGCAGACCGGGAGACCTGCTGGAGTTTGTCGCCACCGGACAGTACCCGACATGGGCCGTCTACGTGGGGGACTTCCAGGTGGTTCATCTGCACCGAGCTGAGATCAAGAACAACTTTCTAACCGACGTGAGCCAGGGCAAAAGGGGCAGGATAGTGAACGAGCTGTACCGGTACCGGGCGCTGCCGCCGGAGGTGACCGTGCGTAACGCCCTGGACCACGTCGGCGCGGTGGACCAGGAGCTGTGCTGGAGGAACTCCGAGTGCTTTGCCGCCTGGTGCCGCTTCGGCAGGCGGGAGTTTAAAATCGGAGGAGAGATCCGGATCGGGAAGCAGCCGTACCGGTTAAAACTCCTCTTCTCCGAGAAGAAGAGCCACGTGctggagttccagagtctggaggacgtGGTGATGGAGAAGAGGAGGAACGACCAGATCGGGAAGGAGGCTGTGATGCGAGAGCTGGCCAACCATTTAAACGCCACGTAA
- the LOC139070091 gene encoding E3 SUMO-protein ligase NSE2-like produces MSVSAVHGTLSSLKSCQAELGTGMDIVTDVAMDLVETRDEEMNRAIKELEAMMLECARLDREINNFVDIVQKVTEAGAQQPDAMFDLSAKVKQQFSERIAQLSDADLHKHPKVIAFKESIESSVSQANQESAENVEELDEDIAVTQSQVNFTCPLTQVEMENPVKNKKCNHHYDKNAILGLIKTRNSQKKKCRCPVVGCANTDVRPSDLIQDQLLWRRIQSYRRQSNKT; encoded by the exons ATGTCTGTGAGCGCGGTTCATGGAACCTTGTCGAGCCTGAAGTCATGTCAGGCGGAACTCGGGACAGGAATGGACATCGTGACGGATGTTGCTATGGACCTGGTGGAAACTCGGG ATGAAGAGATGAATCGTGCCATCAAAGAGCTGGAGGCCATGATGCTGGAGTGTGCCAGGCTGGACAGAGAGATCAACAACTTTGTTGACATTGTGCAGAAAGTTACAGAG GCTGGTGCTCAGCAGCCAGATGCCATGTTCGACCTGTCTGCCAAAGTGAAACAGCAGTTCTCAGAGAGGATAGCTCAACTCTCTGATGCAGACCTGCACAAGCACCCAAAGGTGATCGCCTTCAAGGAGAGCATTGAGAGCTCAGTGAGTCAAG CCAACCAGGAGTCGGCAGAGAACGTGGAAGAGCTTGATGAGGACATCGCCGTCACACAGAGCCAAGTGAACTTCACCTGCCCACTCACTCAG GTAGAAATGGAGAACCCTGTCAAGAATAAGAAGTGTAACCACCACTATGACAAGAATGCCATCCTGGGCCTGATCAAAACGAGAAACAGCCAGAAAAAGAAATGCCG CTGTCCTGTCGTGGGCTGTGCCAACACAGATGTGAGACCGTCCGACCTCATTCAGGATCAGCTACTGTGGAGAAGGATCCAGAGCTACAGGAGACAAAGCAACAAAACTTAG